One Ogataea parapolymorpha DL-1 chromosome VI, whole genome shotgun sequence DNA window includes the following coding sequences:
- a CDS encoding mevalonate kinase — MVSVPFLTSAPGKVIIFGEHSAVYHKPAIAAALSLRTYLLASRDNDDTNTLFLEFPDIQFSYKWATSDLPWQLFGEHSRKRQPSADEELNPELVDALNSLLSKIDSPIQYSAAFMFLYLLVSLCEEKDVAGLTFTVRSTLPVGAGLGSSASVSVCFASAFCYLGGHIQEPTLKADDVTVKDSEQCLFIDAWALMGEKCSHGNPSGIDNAVATHGGAVMFQRMESSVPSIRTSMRNLPPLNLLLTNTKTPRSTAALVANVSKIVTEFPKPSGLILETMEAIAREAYTLMLRPFLDKQSKNRLMELIRLNHGLLVSLGVSHPNLERVKLWSDELQIGQTKLTGAGGGGCAITLIDDDAATPEKLRQLEEKYNQAGFETFKTTLGGKGVGLLTEITTITSEKLCRLHNRNEIEAAVGCSALPQWRYW, encoded by the exons ATGGTTTCCGTCCCGTTTCTCACGTCTGCACCCGGAAAGGTTATCATTTTCGGCGAACACTCCGCCGTGTACCACAAG CCCGCCATTGCCGCAGCCCTGTCGCTTAGAACGTATCTTTTGGCGTCCAGAGATAATGACGACACCAATACACTGTTTCTGGAATTCCCAGATATTCAGTTCAGCTACAAATGGGCGACCAGCGACCTGCCATGGCAGCTCTTTGGCGAACACTCACGCAAAAGACAGCCATCGGCTGACGAGGAGCTAAATCCGGAGCTTGTGGATGCGCTGAACTCGCTGctgtccaagatcgactcgCCCATCCAGTACAGTGCTGCGTTCATGTTCCTGTACCTGCTGGTGTCGCTGTGCGAGGAGAAAGACGTGGCAGGACTCACGTTCACCGTCCGGTCTACGCTGCCAGTGGGGGCCGGACTCGGATCGTCTGCGTCGGTGTCTGTGTGCTTTGCAAGCGCGTTCTGCTATCTGGGGGGCCACATCCAGGAGCCTACATTGAAGGCAGACGACGTCACCGTCAAGGACTCCGAGCAGTGTCTGTTCATTGACGCGTGGGCTCTAATGGGAGAAAAATGCAGCCATGGCAACCCGAGCGGGATTGACAACGCTGTGGCCACGCACGGAGGAGCCGTGATGTTTCAGCGAATGGAATCGTCGGTGCCCAGTATCCGCACTTCGATGCGCAACCTGCCGCCGCTGAATTTGCTGCTCACCAACACGAAAACTCCCCGCAGCACCGCTGCTTTGGTTGCCAACGTCTCAAAGATAGTGACCGAGTTCCCTAAACCGTCGGGACTGATTCTGGAAACTATGGAGGCCATCGCAAGAGAGGCATACACACTGATGCTGCGCCCTTTCCTGGACAAACAGTCCAAGAACAGACTGATGGAGCTTATCCGGCTGAATCACGGGCTTCTGGTGTCGCTTGGCGTGTCGCACCCGAACTTGGAAAGAGTTAAATTGTGGAGTGACGAGCTACAGATCGGACAAACAAAACTGACGGGAGCTGGCGGGGGCGGTTGCGCGATCACGCTAATTGACGATGACGCAGCGACGCCCGAAAAATTGCGCCAGTTGGAGGAGAAGTATAATCAGGCTGGGTTCGAGACCTTCAAGACTACGCTGGGAGGCAAAGGTGTGGGGCTACTGACGGAGATTACCACAATCACGTCGGAGAAACTTTGCCGCCTGCATAATAGAAACGAAATTGAGGCCGCCGTCGGCTGTTCAGCCCTTCCTCAATGGCGATACTGGTAA
- a CDS encoding component of the Rpd3 histone deacetylase complex, with product MTSYEYAPRMKSQRLVDRANRDRHEAELMRLQQQKPISKPQVADICPGLNEITDALEAFPCDLIRYFTLLREIDAKCVHTIPYLKAYITRFLQMKRTHPKRELLLERIKDLIKDLMPCLEEKMHVATIACDTVAKHVNRINQNYEIVLENEIPERVRIGPLIHPCMKVTEHKSAQSQRSESRREALAAKKASRTETEVEDESARNTPVPSNGTPSYANPSKKVKKDRKDGDQLDAAAAQALASKKRKPLPGSVDESRRVKTSKPKKEKRVKDEYTNTTGGSTPTPVPTPVSAAKSESAATSPYDAEPVYCYCQQVSYGEMVGCDGESCEREWFHLPCTGLKELPRGEWYCDDCKVKLRKR from the coding sequence ATGACGTCCTACGAGTACGCCCCGCGAATGAAATCTCAGCGACTCGTCGACCGCGCTAACCGAGACAGACATGAGGCAGAGCTGATGAGACTACAACAGCAGAAGCCTATCAGCAAGCCCCAGGTGGCGGATATCTGTCCTGGACTGAACGAGATAACGGACGCCCTAGAAGCGTTTCCATGCGACCTGATACGGTATTTCACGCTTCTGCGGgagatcgacgccaaaTGCGTGCACACAATCCCTTACCTGAAGGCCTACATCACACGGTTTCTCCAAATGAAAAGGACGCATCCGAAAAGAgagcttctgctggaaagaATCAAGGATCTGATCAAAGACCTGATGCCGTGTCTcgaggagaaaatgcaTGTCGCCACGATAGCGTGCGACACGGTCGCAAAACATGTCAATAGGATAAATCAGAACTACGAAAttgtgctggagaacgagatccCTGAGAGAGTCAGAATCGGGCCGTTGATCCATCCGTGCATGAAGGTGACGGAACACAAGAGCGCACAATCGCAGCGCAGTGAGAGCCGCAGAGAAGCCCTTGCTGCCAAGAAGGCATCACGCACGGAGACAGAGGTGGAAGACGAGAGCGCAAGGAACACGCCTGTCCCCTCGAACGGGACGCCATCGTACGCGAACCCATCGAAAAAGGTGAAGAAGGACAGAAAGGACGgcgaccagctggacgcAGCAGCCGCACAAGCGCTTGCCTCCAAGAAACGGAAACCGTTGCCCGGCTCGGTCGACGAGTCCAGACGGGtgaaaacatcaaaacCCAAAAAGGAAAAGCGGGTCAAGGACGAATACACAAATACCACCGGCGGTTCGACGCCGACGCCTGTGCCTACGCCTGTGTCTGCTGCCAAGTCTGAGTCTGCAGCCACGTCTCCGTATGACGCAGAGCCTGTGTATTGCTACTGTCAGCAAGTCTCATACGGAGAGATGGTGGGGTGCGATGGGGAGAGCTGCGAGCGCGAGTGGTTCCATCTGCCGTGTACGGGCCTGAAAGAGCTGCCGCGTGGCGAGTGGTATTGCGATGACTGCAAAGTGAAACTGAGGAAACGCTAG
- a CDS encoding GMP synthase [glutamine-hydrolyzing], whose translation MAPTVEQVSEVFNTILVLDFGSQYSHLIIRRLREFNVYAEMLPCTQKISELPFKPVGVILSGGPFSVYEDGAPHVDHDVFKLNVPILGICYGMQELAWINGKGVGRGEKREYGPATLTVVDATCPLFEGVDHSQVWMSHHDKLQSLPTGFKTVATSGNSPFAGIAHEEKPIYGIQFHPEVTHSVQGKTLLKNFAVKICKASQNWTMANFIETEIKRIRTLVGPSAEVIGAVSGGVDSTVGAKIMKEAIGDRFHAIYVDNGLMRKNETVQVKKTLDEGLGINLTVVDASNQFLDKLKGVTDPEKKRKIIGNTFIHVFEKVASEIKPKDGSQIEYLLQGTLYPDVIESISFKGPSQTIKTHHNVGGLLEDMKLKLIEPLRELFKDEVRDLGKLMGIPEDLVWRHPFPGPGLGIRVLGEVTPEQVKIAREADYIFIEEIRKAGLYRNISQAFAALLPVKSVGVMGDQRTYEQVIALRAIETTDFMTADWYVFDAKFLKNVASRIVNEVDGVARVTYDITSKPPATVEWE comes from the coding sequence atgGCTCCCACAGTTGAACAGGTCAGCGAGGTGTTCAACACGATTCTCGTGTTGGACTTTGGCTCGCAGTACTCGCACTTGATTATTAGACGTCTTAGAGAGTTCAACGTGTACGCTGAGATGCTGCCGTGCACCCAGAAGATCAGCGAGCTGCCTTTCAAGCCTGTTGGTGTGATTTTGTCTGGCGGTCCGTTTTCCGTGTACGAGGACGGCGCACCGCACGTTGATCACGACGTGTTCAAGCTGAACGTGCCTATTTTGGGAATCTGCTACGGAATGCAGGAGCTGGCCTGGATCAACGGCAAGGGCGTGGGTCGCGGCGAGAAAAGAGAGTATGGTCCGGCCACTTTGACCGTGGTGGACGCCACCTGTCCGCTGTTTGAGGGAGTGGACCACTCGCAGGTGTGGATGTCGCACCACGACAAATTGCAGTCGCTTCCGACCGGGTTCAAGACCGTGGCTACGTCGGGCAATTCTCCGTTCGCGGGCATTGCGCACGAGGAAAAACCAATCTACGGTATCCAGTTCCACCCTGAGGTGACACACTCTGTGCAGGGCAAAacgctgctcaagaatTTTGCCGTCAAGATCTGCAAGGCGTCGCAGAACTGGACGATGGCCAACTTCATCGAGACGGAGATCAAGCGCATCCGGACGTTGGTTGGTCCTTCGGCCGAGGTCATTGGCGCTGTTTCCGGCGGTGTGGACTCAACTGTCGGCGCCAAGATCATGAAGGAGGCCATTGGCGACAGATTCCATGCCATCTACGTCGACAACGGGCTCATGAGGAAAAACGAGACGGTCCAGGTGAAAAAGACGCTGGACGAGGGTTTGGGCATCAACCTGACCGTTGTCGACGCGTCCAACCAGTTCCTTGACAAACTCAAGGGCGTCACGGACCCggaaaagaagagaaaaatcaTTGGAAACACCTTTATCCacgtctttgaaaaagtggCTTCCGAAATTAAGCCTAAAGATGGCTCCCAGATCGAGTATCTGCTACAGGGAACGCTCTATCCAGACGTTATTGAGTCCATCTCGTTCAAAGGCCCTTCGCAGACCATCAAAACTCACCACAACGTGGGCGGTCTGTTGGAAGACATGAAActcaagctgatcgagcCGCTTAGAGAGCTGTTCAAAGATGAGGTCAGAGACCTGGGCAAGCTCATGGGCATCCCAGAAGACCTCGTCTGGAGACACCCATTCCCGGGCCCGGGTCTCGGCATCAGAGTTCTGGGCGAGGTGACGCCGGAACAGGTGAAGATCGCTAGAGAGGCCGACTACATCTtcatcgaggagatcagaAAGGCTGGGCTATACAGAAATATCTCGCAGGCGTTTGCGGCTCTGCTGCCAGTGAAGTCTGTCGGCGTGATGGGCGACCAGAGAACGTACGAGCAGGTGATTGCGCTGCGGGCTATCGAGACGACCGACTTCATGACGGCCGACTGGTACGTGTTCGACGccaagtttttgaagaacgTCGCGTCGAGAATCGTCAACGAGGTCGACGGCGTCGCCAGAGTCACGTACGACATCACCTCCAAGCCGCCGGCCACGGTCGAGTGGGAGTAG
- a CDS encoding Thymidylate kinase, whose amino-acid sequence MTRGVLIAIEGLDRTGKTTQTSRLLERLDKSGVDATLIKFPERTTPIGRIINTYLTDKAFELSDQSAHLLFSANRWELAEKIRNLLEDGKTVVLDRYVYSGVAYSSAKGLPFDWCLSPDLGLPKPDIVLFMKFKHEDNVTREGFGEERYEVAEFQQRVKTQFEKFQNEDNWKTIYVDNKSIEEVGELIWAEYEVVARREREALQKFTKLE is encoded by the coding sequence atgaCGCGTGGTGTTCTAATTGCCATTGAAGGGCTGGATCGTACTGGTAAGACTACGCAAACGTCACGTCTACTAGAAAGACTTGACAAGAGCGGCGTGGATGCAACGCTGATCAAATTTCCCGAACGGACGACCCCAATTGGGAGAATAATCAATACATATCTCACAGATAAAGCGTTTGAGCTCAGCGACCAGTCTGCGCATCTCTTGTTTAGCGCAAATAGGTGGGAGCTCGCcgagaaaatcagaaatCTGCTGGAAGACGGAAAAACAGTGGTTTTGGATAGATACGTCTACTCGGGAGTGGCATATTCTTCAGCGAAAGGACTGCCGTTCGATTGGTGTTTAAGTCCAGACTTAGGGCTTCCGAAACCAGATATCGTGCTTTTTATGAAATTCAAGCATGAAGACAACGTCACTAGAGAAGGTTTCGGGGAGGAACGTTACGAAGTTGCAGAGTTTCAGCAAAGAGTGAAGACccagtttgagaaattcCAGAACGAGGATAATTGGAAGACGATTTACGTGGACAACAAAAGCATAGAAGAAGTGGGGGAGCTTATATGGGCCGAATACGAGGTGGTAGCCAGAAGAGAGCGCGAAGCATTGCAAAAGTTCACTAAGCTCGAATAA
- a CDS encoding Ribosome biogenesis protein YTM1, which produces MASQIKVRFFTRDEDESLHCPGNPVLVPISLKRYGLSEIVNHLVGLEQPVPFDFLIDGTLLKGSVEDYLVANGLSSEHFLDIEYTRAVLPPQFLASFNNDDWVSAIDSVGSMSLAGPEGEVRTAPKILTGSYDGVVRIYNASGKVETQLVGHHAAVKAVKFISPSRFVSAGMDRSLRLWKAGVVGDEDIDKETQNGRTSAILEYHKDVVAALAVRNTRILSASYDRSLALWSTNAKEMQTTQPMEQGAENNLSSASRKRLKLAVGDASIRRKAPLAILEAHQGPVEAVCFDKDDTVAYSASQDHTVRTWDLVTARCVDTRHTNFALLSLVALPRVGLLATGSAARHINLHDPRADKVTTTQLVGHKNFVVSLATTDNEYTLVSGSHDGTAKIWDIRANKSIYTIDRESGEHAKVLAVDWNAEIGLLSGGTDKKLQINELKSDKLRN; this is translated from the coding sequence ATGGCTTCGCAGATAAAGGTCCGCTTTTTCACGAGAGACGAGGATGAGTCGCTCCACTGTCCCGGCAACCCTGTGCTTGTGCCAATCTCGCTCAAACGGTACGGTCTGTCGGAGATCGTGAACCACCTGGTCGGCCTGGAGCAGCCGGTCCCGTTCGATTTCCTGATCGACGGCACTCTGCTCAAAGGCAGCGTCGAGGACTACTTAGTGGCCAATGGGCTATCGAGCGAGCATTTTCTGGATATTGAATACACGCGTGCCGTGTTGCCGCCGCAATTTCTTGCCAGCTTCAACAACGATGACTGGGTCTCTGCGATAGACTCTGTCGGGTCCATGAGTCTTGCTGGCCCCGAAGGTGAGGTGCGCACCGCGCCAAAAATCCTTACGGGCTCGTACGACGGTGTCGTGCGGATCTACAACGCTTCCGGCAAAGTCGAAACCCAGCTGGTGGGCCACCACGCCGCCGTCAAGGCCGTCAAGTTCATCAGCCCCTCGCGCTTTGTTTCCGCCGGCATGGATCGCTCGCTGCGGCTGTGGAAGGCCGGCGTCGTCGGCGATGAGGATATCGACAAGGAGACCCAGAACGGGCGCACCAGCGCCATTCTGGAGTACCACAAGGACGTGGTAGCAGCGCTTGCCGTGCGCAACACGCGCATTTTGTCGGCCTCGTACGACCGCAGCCTGGCCCTGTGGTCTACCAACGCCAAGGAGATGCAAACCACCCAGCCGATGGAGCAGGGAGCAGAGAACAACTTGTCGTCGGCGTCGCGCAAGCGTCTCAAACTCGCCGTCggcgacgcgtcgatccGACGCAAAGCACCACTGGCAATTCTGGAGGCACACCAGGGCCCCGTCGAGGCCGTCTGTTTCGATAAAGACGACACCGTGGCATACTCTGCGTCGCAGGACCACACAGTGAGAACATGGGACCTCGTCACGGCGCGCTGCGTCGACACTAGACACACCAACTTTGCGCTGCTCAGCCTGGTGGCTCTGCCGCGTGTCGGGCTGCTGGCCACGGGCTCCGCCGCCAGACACATCAATCTCCACGACCCACGCGCAGATAAAGTCACCACCACCCAATTGGTGGGCCACAAGAACTTTGTTGTGTCGCTGGCCACCACAGACAACGAGTACACTTTGGTGTCCGGGTCGCACGACGGCACCGCCAAGATCTGGGACATCCGCGCCAACAAGAGCATCTACACCATCGACAGAGAGAGCGGCGAGCACGCCAAGGTGCTGGCTGTCGACTGGAACGCGGAAATCGGCTTGCTTTCGGGCGGAACCGACAAAAAGCTgcagatcaacgagctcaagtcAGACAAGCTGCGTAACTAG
- a CDS encoding Low-specificity L-threonine aldolase produces MPATPSNWNEFRSDTFTTPSPEMLATVVHASTGDSVYDEDEDTLALQKQVCELTGHEAGLYCVSGTLSNQIAIRSHLNRPPHSVLCDYRSHIFVHEAAGLATLSQAMVTTVIPANGLHLTLEDIQRHYIPDNGDIHSAPTRIVSLENTLHGLVFPIDEIRRISKWCRDNNIAIHCDGARIWDAAVASGVSLAEYGELFDSISLCLSKTLGAPIGSVLVGSKSLIRVANHFKKQNGGGIRQAGPLARMGSYALTHNFSKLRTAHEYAAEVGRYAEELGLVLQIPVHTNFVFLDPEKNKIDPQWIREVGQKHNVKVASFRIAFSFQNTREAVDGVKAVLKDLHTLAQQKPYTNRTGHGIY; encoded by the coding sequence ATGCCTGCAACACCGTCCAATTGGAACGAATTCAGAAGCGACACCTTCACCACGCCGTCGCCAGAAATGCTCGCGACCGTCGTCCATGCATCCACGGGGGACTCTgtgtacgacgaggacgaggacacGCTTGCTTTACAGAAACAAGTGTGCGAGCTCACGGGCCATGAAGCGGGGCTCTActgtgtttctggaacgCTTTCTAACCAAATAGCCATCCGGAGTCACCTCAACCGTCCCCCACACTCAGTTCTGTGCGACTATCGGTCGCACATCTTCGTCCACGAGGCTGCGGGACTTGCCACACTGTCGCAGGCGATGGTGACGACGGTTATCCCTGCCAATGGGCTGCATTTGACACTGGAGGACATTCAGCGCCACTATATCCCGGACAACGGCGACATCCACAGCGCTCCGACCCGCATTGTGTCGCTCGAGAACACGCTGCACGGCCTGGTGTTCCCTATAGACGAGATCCGCCGCATCAGCAAATGGTGTCGTGACAACAACATTGCGATCCACTGCGACGGAGCTCGGATCTGGGACGCGGCAGTCGCAAGCGGCGTGTCACTGGCAGAGTACGGGGAGCTGTTTGACTCGATCTCGCTGTGTCTGTCGAAGACGCTGGGTGCGCCGATCGGCAGCGTTCTGGTCGGCTCTAAGAGTCTGATTCGGGTTGCAAATcatttcaaaaaacagaacGGCGGCGGGATTCGCCAGGCAGGACCGCTGGCACGCATGGGCTCGTACGCACTGACACACAACTTTAGCAAGTTGAGGACTGCGCACGAGTACGCGGCCGAGGTGGGCAGGTACGCCGAGGAACTGGGTCTCGTGCTGCAGATCCCCGTGCACACGAACTTTGTGTTCTTGGACCCCGAAAAGAACAAGATTGACCCGCAGTGGATCCGCGAGGTgggccagaaacacaacGTCAAGGTTGCATCGTTCCGCATCGCGTTcagcttccagaacacGCGGGAGGCTGTGGACGGGGTGAAGGCGGTGCTGAAGGACCTGCACACGCTGGCGCAGCAGAAGCCGTATACGAACAGGACCGGCCACGGAATTTACTGA
- a CDS encoding putative membrane protein codes for MRQETAVLVSKLCTVVIAHYLLSTLLPYSRVPTIVSAVLASSAISQSSMFLRLRQRLTSLAAGPAAVSQDRSRSQLLRAVNEMRQYLARGKAWNEKKRQLYKTMSWRQQKIIAQTGYQAKMNKVDATLAENYKLLQDCVARTVRKHNISTLELKLAADQARLSPQTDHHKVIEGLCHFARDWSPAFDREVVPILDYIRTQLARLDLAETTVVVPGSGLGRVAHEIAELGAKEVVSVEYSWYMLLLNEFVYADSPRRYQVYPYVHNYSNHVATQNQFRAVELRQRARPANLNVQQGDFTSFTAARLRHEPHHVAIVTCFFLDTAENLMDYFDAVARVADAAHGDVLWINVGPLKYGTAAKAELSHEEICKLRGVCGWQLVDERPKPEILGYLTDTEGLWQGYYGVTMWTCKRTPENM; via the coding sequence atGCGCCAGGAAACTGCCGTTCTTGTTTCCAAACTTTGCACGGTAGTCATCGCCCATTACCTTTTGAGCACGCTCCTGCCCTACAGCCGCGTGCCGACTATTGTGAGCGCTGTTCTTGCCAGCTCTGCGATTTCGCAATCCTCCATGTTCCTGCGTCTGAGACAGCGTCTTACCTCTCTGGCCGCTGGTCCGGCCGCCGTGTCCCAAGACCGTTCTCGctcgcagctgctgcgtgCCGTCAATGAGATGCGCCAGTACCTTGCGCGGGGCAAGGCCTGGAATGAGAAGAAGCGCCAATTGTATAAAACCATGTCCTGGAGACAGCAAAAGATCATTGCGCAGACGGGCTACCAGGCCAAGATGAACAAGGTCGACGCGACGCTGGCCGAAAACTACAAGCTGCTTCAGGATTGCGTTGCCCGGACAGTGCGGAAGCACAACATCTCGAcgctcgagctcaaactggCCGCCGACCAGGCCAGACTCAGCCCGCAGACAGACCACCACAAAGTCATAGAGGGCCTCTGCCATTTTGCACGTGACTGGTCGCCTGCGTTCGACCGCGAGGTCGTGCCCATCCTCGACTATATTAGGACACAACTCGCGCGGCTGGATCTTGCCGAAACCACCGTGGTGGTGCCTGGCTCGGGACTTGGCCGCGTTGCGCACGAAATTGCAGAGCTGGGCGCCAAGGAGGTCGTCTCCGTGGAATACTCCTGGTAcatgctgctgctgaacgagtttGTGTACGCAGACAGCCCTAGACGCTACCAGGTGTACCCGTACGTGCACAACTACTCGAACCACGTGGCGACACAGAACCAGTTCCGCGCAGTCGAGCTGCGGCAGCGCGCCAGACCGGCGAACCTCAATGTGCAACAGGGCGACTTCACCAGCTTCACGGCGGCACGGCTCCGGCACGAGCCGCATCACGTGGCGATAGTCACGTGCTTCTTCCTCGACACGGCGGAGAATCTGATGGACTATTTCGACGCTGTGGCGCGCGTGGCGGACGCGGCGCATGGCGACGTGCTATGGATCAACGTAGGGCCGCTCAAGTACGGCACGGCGGCCAAAGCCGAGCTGTCGCACGAGGAGATCTGCAAGCTGCGCGGTGTTTGCGGGTGGCAGCTCGTGGACGAGCGCCCTAAGCCGGAGATTCTGGGCTACCTGACCGACACGGAGGGCCTGTGGCAGGGCTACTACGGCGTGACGATGTGGACGTGCAAGCGGACCCCCGAAAATATGTAA
- a CDS encoding putative pantothenate transporter, whose translation MSSVTTKPTRWYHWFEPGTDRREKILIWKLDFFILSYSMMAYFLKYLDQTNISNTYISGMQKDLGFTKNELSWFNTYYNIGVCIGSIPAVLLAGYFRPRIYLPTLDLLWSLCVLFIYLAKNAETIYALRFLIGLFESSCNPGTHYMIGCWYKKREIMRRSNFFVLAGIIGQATSSYIQSGLQSSMDGKRGLAAWQWMFIIDALIGAPVIIYGYLFLPDYPHNTTAFYLNDWERNRAKERLVEDGRVSKRITFSLKEIKPVLLSWQLWTFCIGYCFWTLTAGSYMLQFFELYLKWLKIYSISYINNFPTIISGVNLVTMLSTGVICDLTGNRNWVCVGVGLVLLASFLITAKGPLDNIPLRKAGYILSGVYGCYTPILTGWCNVACGKNPILRAVTIPAMIVVGQAVVTPFQQHLFPSSEAPVYGSTHGFYYCIGFTCALVVWTGFVIPALEKWSSRKEDKQPKVEEEPIPEKEFEML comes from the coding sequence ATGTCTTCAGTCACAACAAAACCCACCAGATGGTACCACTGGTTTGAACCAGGCACAGACCGCAGAGAGAAGATTCTAATATGGAAACTGGATTTCTTTATCCTCTCGTACTCCATGATGGCCTATTTCTTGAAGTACCTTGATCAAACCAACATTTCCAACACCTACATCTCCGGAATGCAGAAGGACCTGGGCTTCACAAAGAACGAGCTTTCGTGGTTCAACACCTACTACAACATCGGAGTTTGTATTGGATCTATTCCAGCCGTTTTGCTTGCTGGTTATTTCCGCCCTAGAATTTATCTCCCCACGCTCGACCTGCTGTGGTCTCTCTGTGTCCTGTTTATTTACCTGGCCAAAAACGCAGAAACTATCTACGCCCTGAGATTTTTGATCGGTCTGTTTGAGTCGTCCTGTAACCCAGGAACGCACTACATGATTGGATGCTGGTATAAAAAACGTGAGATTATGAGACGGTCGAACTTTTTCGTTCTGGCTGGTATCATTGGCCAGGCCACTTCCTCCTACATCCAGTCTGGTTTGCAGTCCTCGATGGACGGTAAGCGTGGTCTAGCTGCTTGGCAATGGATGTTCATCATCGATGCTCTTATCGGAGCTCCGGTTATCATATACGGATACCTTTTCTTGCCTGACTATCCTCACAACACCACCGCTTTCTACCTCAACGATTGGGAAAGAAATCGTGCTAAAGAAAGATTGGTTGAGGACGGCAGAGTGTCTAAGAGAATCACGTTCTCGTTGAAAGAAATCAAGCCTGTGCTCCTTTCTTGGCAATTGTGGACTTTCTGCATTGGCtactgtttctggacgCTTACTGCAGGATCTTACATGTTGCAATTCTTCGAATTGTACCTCAAGTGGCTCAAGATCTACTCTATCAGTTATATTAATAACTTCCCAACCATCATCTCCGGTGTCAACTTGGTGACAATGCTTTCGACAGGTGTTATCTGCGATTTGACcggaaacagaaactgggTGTGTGTGGGAGTTGGTCTTGTTCTTCTGGCCTCATTCCTGATCACCGCCAAGGGTCCTCTCGATAACATACCGCTTCGTAAGGCTGGCTACATTTTGAGCGGAGTGTACGGTTGTTACACGCCAATTCTCACTGGTTGGTGTAATGTTGCGTGCGGAAAGAACCCGATTTTGCGTGCAGTCACCATTCCTGCCATGATTGTGGTGGGACAAGCCGTGGTGACTCcgttccagcagcacctgTTCCCATCGAGCGAGGCTCCAGTGTACGGATCGACGCATGGATTCTACTACTGTATTGGATTTACGTGTGCCCTGGTCGTGTGGACCGGATTTGTTATTCctgctttggagaaatgGAGTTCCAGAAAAGAAGATAAACAACCTAAGGTTGAGGAGGAGCCAATTCCAGAgaaggagtttgagatgCTCTAA
- a CDS encoding proline iminopeptidase — translation MATEQFLVVNGAQLAYFTKGEGPLVITLHGGRGFGSKTGDFGVYSKLADYGYKVVSFDFRGHGHSSFTPPFTFAQIVDDIEAVREHFVGKEGKVIIIGGSFGGFLAQQYAITYPSTLSYLVLRGTAASHHHESEAFEVLRERLPQYPCVSLDMLKKVFGRFESDLEMQLVMFALGPLYSESYNPNVGLTTCLNTVYRAQSHNDLYAESEKYFDYRDKLPLLQTPTLVIVGEKDWICPPSQSKIICSLIPNSKLVVVPNANHSVHQEKPQHVIAEILRFISSK, via the coding sequence ATGGCGACTGAGCAGTTTCTCGTGGTGAATGGGGCCCAGCTGGCTTACTTCACCAAAGGGGAAGGTCCCCTGGTGATTACTTTGCACGGAGGCCGTGGATTCGGCAGCAAAACGGGCGATTTTGGAGTGTACTCCAAATTAGCGGATTACGGTTACAAAGTGGTCAGCTTCGATTTCCGAGGCCACGGACATTCCTCTTTCACTCCACCTTTTACGTTCGCGCAGATAGTGGATGACATTGAGGCCGTGAGAGAGCATTTCGTGGGGAAAGAGGGCAAGGTTATCATCATAGGCGGCAGTTTTGGCGGGTTTCTGGCCCAGCAGTACGCAATCACATACCCCTCCACCCTCAGTTACCTTGTTCTCCGCGGTACGGCAGCCTCTCACCACCACGAATCTGAGGCTTTCGAGGTGCTTCGTGAGCGGTTGCCTCAGTACCCGTGTGTTTCGCTCGACATGCTCAAGAAAGTGTTCGGCCGATTCGAGAGCGACCTGGAGATGCAGCTGGTTATGTTTGCATTAGGTCCATTGTATTCAGAGTCGTATAATCCAAATGTGGGTTTAACGACATGCCTAAACACCGTTTATCGGGCTCAGAGCCACAACGATTTATATGCAGAGTCGGAGAAATATTTTGACTACAGAGACAAACTTCCATTGTTACAAACTCCGACACTGGTGATTGTCGGAGAAAAGGACTGGATTTGCCCGCCCTCGCAGAGCAAGATTATCTGCAGCCTCATTCCAAACTCCAAACTAGTTGTTGTCCCTAACGCAAATCACAGTGTGCACCAGGAGAAGCCGCAACATGTTATCGCTGAAATATTAAGATTTATATCGAGTAAATAG